Proteins encoded within one genomic window of Petrotoga sp. 9PWA.NaAc.5.4:
- a CDS encoding family 1 glycosylhydrolase → MDRIIFPKDFFWGANTPIFSLEEDSPNITNKKEKLNCFSKNLNKQIELLKKLNLNAYRFSIDWNYMSLDQYECIFLYRDFINKLSEMNIEPIVTLIDMNFPFSIEFWNTDEFKNEKNGDFLSAIKNFVESMSNKVQYYSILNDPMVFLIRSFLFKGKERLAIISNTFENLFSLYSRVYIEIKKINPYAKCSISENFANNLINNSYIFNNLNKNIEAIDYFFSFFDTLVYGKNKLFEDKEYNKSSIDFIGINFNNIFSDINEFDKLIKAFNQKEENKSKSRQFRLEQVLKESSKRFDLPILISENSIEQSKEGFTSNYLINTLYNVNHFISENRRVFGYIYNSLVDHKDKNLVLKNGLYSVNFENQFFTLRNFAKIYSNIAKENEIRENYLKYIE, encoded by the coding sequence ATGGATAGAATAATTTTTCCTAAAGACTTTTTTTGGGGGGCTAACACCCCCATATTTTCTTTGGAGGAAGATTCACCCAATATTACTAATAAAAAGGAAAAACTTAATTGCTTTTCAAAAAATTTGAATAAACAAATAGAATTATTAAAAAAATTGAATTTAAATGCATATCGATTCAGTATTGATTGGAATTATATGTCTTTAGACCAATATGAATGTATTTTTTTATATAGAGATTTTATAAATAAACTTTCTGAAATGAATATAGAACCCATAGTAACTTTGATAGATATGAATTTTCCTTTTTCAATAGAGTTTTGGAATACTGATGAATTTAAAAATGAAAAAAATGGAGATTTTTTAAGTGCTATAAAAAATTTTGTAGAATCTATGAGCAATAAAGTTCAATATTACAGTATTTTAAATGATCCGATGGTATTTTTAATACGTTCATTTTTATTCAAAGGGAAAGAACGATTAGCGATAATTTCAAATACTTTCGAAAATTTATTTTCTTTGTATTCAAGGGTTTATATAGAAATAAAAAAAATTAATCCCTACGCTAAATGTTCGATTTCAGAAAATTTTGCTAACAATCTAATTAATAATTCATATATATTTAATAATTTAAATAAAAATATTGAAGCAATAGATTATTTTTTTTCTTTTTTTGATACATTAGTATATGGGAAAAACAAATTATTTGAAGATAAAGAATATAATAAATCGAGTATAGATTTCATAGGTATAAACTTTAATAATATTTTCTCGGATATAAATGAATTTGATAAGCTAATTAAGGCTTTTAATCAAAAAGAAGAAAATAAGTCAAAAAGCCGTCAGTTTAGATTAGAGCAGGTTCTTAAAGAAAGCTCAAAAAGGTTTGACTTACCTATTTTAATAAGTGAAAATTCTATAGAACAATCAAAAGAGGGGTTTACAAGCAATTATCTTATAAATACTTTATATAATGTTAATCATTTTATATCAGAGAATCGCAGAGTTTTTGGCTATATCTACAATTCTCTTGTAGATCATAAGGACAAAAATTTAGTGTTGAAAAATGGTTTATATAGTGTGAATTTCGAGAATCAATTTTTTACTTTAAGGAATTTTGCTAAAATATACTCTAATATAGCTAAGGAAAATGAAATTAGAGAAAATTATTTAAAATATATTGAGTAA
- a CDS encoding ABC transporter permease — translation MEILKETFRSLLSNKLRTFLSMLGIIIGVGAVMTIIAIGDGARQEINETVSSLGSNIIMVTSSVYSRFASQPLEFSDAINIQNMVPGVKNATGILNSNFTVESKSTGQNTTGSLFGVLPNFFEIMNLEVAYGRALEESDVEEILGVAVIGYNIADKLFGRQNVVGEKINIIQTNNQGSRKVSFEIVGVIKKTGSRLLFNVDNMVIVPYNVADYRLFHMNGRTNQIFVSAVDEKSAELATMGTDFYLYRKFQDSNKYNILSQDAILEAVNQITGIMNVILVGIAAISLVVGGIGIMNIMLVTVKERTREIGIKMAIGASRRRILLEFLTESVVLTIVAGIIGMILGGLLSTLIAYFGRAFGLNALITWRSIILSFGVSAAIGLFFGIYPANQAAKLSPVEALRYE, via the coding sequence TTGGAAATACTTAAAGAAACTTTTAGATCTTTGCTTTCTAATAAATTAAGGACTTTTCTTTCTATGCTTGGTATAATAATAGGTGTTGGAGCTGTAATGACCATAATAGCTATAGGAGACGGAGCAAGACAAGAGATTAATGAGACTGTTTCATCTTTAGGATCCAATATAATTATGGTTACTTCCTCAGTTTATTCGCGTTTTGCATCTCAGCCGTTGGAATTCAGTGACGCTATAAATATTCAAAACATGGTTCCAGGTGTAAAAAATGCAACAGGTATCTTGAACTCAAATTTTACTGTAGAAAGTAAAAGTACGGGGCAAAATACTACAGGATCGCTTTTTGGAGTTTTACCAAATTTTTTCGAAATAATGAACCTTGAAGTTGCTTATGGAAGGGCGTTAGAAGAATCTGATGTTGAAGAAATCTTAGGTGTTGCAGTAATAGGATATAATATAGCTGATAAATTGTTTGGTCGTCAAAATGTTGTTGGAGAAAAAATCAATATTATTCAAACTAATAATCAAGGAAGTAGGAAAGTATCTTTTGAAATTGTAGGTGTCATTAAAAAAACTGGTAGTAGATTATTATTTAATGTAGATAATATGGTAATAGTGCCTTATAATGTAGCTGACTATAGATTGTTTCACATGAATGGTAGAACAAATCAAATTTTTGTGTCTGCAGTAGATGAAAAAAGTGCTGAACTGGCAACGATGGGAACCGATTTTTACCTTTACAGAAAATTTCAAGACAGCAACAAATATAATATTTTAAGTCAGGATGCGATTTTAGAGGCGGTAAATCAAATAACTGGTATTATGAATGTAATACTTGTTGGTATAGCTGCGATTTCTCTTGTAGTAGGTGGAATAGGAATAATGAATATTATGCTTGTAACTGTTAAAGAAAGGACTAGAGAAATAGGCATAAAGATGGCAATAGGAGCGTCGCGCAGAAGGATATTATTAGAATTTTTAACTGAGAGTGTTGTTTTAACAATTGTAGCTGGTATAATCGGTATGATATTGGGAGGACTTCTCTCGACGTTGATAGCATATTTTGGTAGAGCCTTTGGATTAAATGCACTTATTACGTGGAGATCTATAATTCTTTCCTTTGGAGTCTCTGCAGCTATTGGGTTGTTCTTTGGTATATATCCAGCAAACCAGGCAGCTAAATTAAGTCCTGTTGAGGCTTTGAGATACGAATAA
- a CDS encoding ABC transporter ATP-binding protein has translation MSVMELKDVWKIYQMGEVQVEALRGVSFNIEEGEYAIIIGPSGSGKSTLLQILGCLDKPTKGQVFIEGKEVSKLKGNELAKVRNKKIGFIFQSFNLLPKLSAVENVELPLVYGGIPPKKRREIAIEQLNLVGLGDRLHHKPTQLSGGQQQRVAIARALANDPAFILADEPTGNLDTKSGQEILQIFRKLNDMGKTLVVVTHDLKMLDEGTKIVKLLDGRIESIEVNAVGNT, from the coding sequence ATGTCTGTTATGGAACTAAAAGATGTTTGGAAAATATATCAAATGGGAGAAGTACAAGTTGAGGCTTTAAGGGGTGTTTCTTTTAACATCGAAGAAGGTGAATATGCAATAATAATAGGTCCTTCCGGAAGTGGTAAATCTACTCTCTTACAGATACTTGGATGTTTGGATAAACCAACTAAAGGACAAGTTTTTATAGAGGGAAAAGAAGTTTCAAAACTTAAAGGTAATGAATTAGCTAAAGTTAGAAATAAGAAAATAGGTTTTATATTTCAAAGTTTTAATCTGTTACCCAAATTAAGTGCCGTTGAAAATGTTGAACTTCCGTTAGTATATGGAGGGATTCCTCCTAAAAAAAGAAGGGAAATTGCTATAGAACAGCTAAATTTAGTGGGGTTAGGAGATAGATTGCATCATAAGCCGACACAACTTTCGGGGGGTCAACAACAAAGAGTTGCCATTGCAAGGGCATTGGCAAACGACCCTGCGTTTATTTTAGCTGATGAACCTACGGGAAATTTGGACACAAAAAGCGGGCAAGAGATCTTACAGATATTTAGAAAATTGAATGATATGGGTAAGACTTTGGTTGTTGTTACACATGATTTAAAAATGTTAGATGAAGGAACAAAGATAGTTAAACTTTTAGATGGTAGAATTGAGTCAATTGAGGTGAATGCAGTTGGAAATACTTAA
- a CDS encoding efflux RND transporter periplasmic adaptor subunit, which translates to MKKRGKIIIWAIVIVAVIVIGIIIIPTGNATKTNQASGIPPVYLEYKVKSGEVGDSIEVVGNVEADVKSVYPKVSGEIVEIYVEKGDFVEKGQVLAKIDDLQYQTAYLNALNDYESSTNLAERMKEVKRLQLEQAKKNLESIEITAPISGIISQVNVSEGTTVNTSTAAFTIVDKNNLKVSTKIDEIDFPFVEEGMEASVKFNSLNLELPGKISWISPVSSTDVGIVVIPIEIELENIPDSDKIVSGMTADVEIVTLKLEGTVAIPKDAIQKGPNNVKIVYKKTSDGGMEPVQIETGRETDTMVEVISGLRAEDTILILPSEKEIQRLMQQYGISIGIPTVMPTVPAGGSRPGRGGF; encoded by the coding sequence TTGAAAAAAAGAGGAAAGATAATAATATGGGCGATAGTAATAGTAGCAGTTATTGTTATAGGGATAATAATCATTCCAACTGGTAATGCTACAAAAACAAATCAAGCAAGTGGAATTCCTCCTGTATATTTAGAATATAAGGTAAAATCAGGAGAAGTGGGAGATTCTATAGAAGTAGTAGGAAACGTTGAAGCAGATGTAAAGTCAGTGTATCCAAAAGTTTCTGGTGAGATAGTAGAGATTTATGTAGAAAAAGGTGATTTCGTAGAAAAAGGACAAGTTTTAGCTAAAATAGATGACTTACAATATCAAACAGCATATTTGAATGCATTGAACGATTATGAATCATCTACAAATTTAGCCGAAAGAATGAAAGAGGTAAAAAGATTACAATTAGAACAAGCTAAAAAGAATTTAGAATCTATAGAAATAACGGCCCCCATTTCTGGAATTATAAGTCAAGTGAATGTTTCAGAAGGGACGACAGTTAATACATCTACAGCTGCTTTTACTATTGTAGATAAAAATAATTTAAAAGTTTCAACCAAGATAGATGAAATAGATTTTCCTTTTGTAGAAGAAGGCATGGAAGCTTCCGTAAAATTTAATTCTTTAAATTTAGAATTACCTGGAAAGATTAGTTGGATAAGTCCAGTGTCTTCGACGGATGTGGGAATAGTAGTTATACCAATAGAAATAGAACTTGAGAATATACCTGATAGTGATAAAATTGTTTCTGGTATGACAGCTGACGTTGAGATTGTTACTTTGAAACTCGAAGGGACGGTTGCTATTCCGAAAGATGCTATTCAAAAAGGTCCGAATAATGTAAAAATTGTTTATAAAAAAACATCAGATGGAGGTATGGAGCCAGTTCAAATAGAAACTGGAAGAGAAACAGATACTATGGTTGAAGTGATTTCTGGGTTAAGAGCGGAAGATACGATACTTATATTACCTTCAGAAAAAGAGATACAAAGGTTAATGCAACAATATGGGATTTCTATAGGTATTCCCACAGTTATGCCGACAGTTCCTGCCGGAGGTTCAAGACCAGGAAGAGGTGGATTCTAA
- a CDS encoding TolC family protein: MKKFLILTISLLTGVLMLYGTTFEELYNENLYKSSSYAQAKLGLESAQVDMNKIDNFFMPYLGLSFDTIKLGTTGPTSVAGLVFGGLGETEGYKLSFNVNFLEVWGASVALSFPFTFNVKDEWNIETPESEDINIRLSRDLTKLDRVERLNTEASYYDALSKYYFVQTNIFIDTVEDIFNRHYNEKMIELSQKELEILQNKYQASTDEDVKKNIEKQILSAQKTLEGLKSSNASLEYFEYSEELYNQTKNIVKNLINSNQNYSKNINERLDLKSLKLKEEASNIQKNFWFIPYIPFKNVNLSFSPFKEENKWSIGIGFELTILDKGERQLVSNNMKSNFAMLTYDESLKKVEETVRSLETNNKMLNYDLNINQIDLDNALDEYNKNVDLYNKGYITREDLELSEISLKRAQLTKENTENSLLLNELRIRQQYYVDIWGDKN, translated from the coding sequence GTGAAAAAATTTTTGATTTTAACTATAAGCCTACTTACAGGAGTCTTAATGTTGTATGGAACGACTTTTGAAGAGTTATATAATGAAAATTTATATAAAAGTTCATCGTATGCACAAGCAAAGCTTGGATTAGAAAGTGCACAAGTAGATATGAATAAAATAGATAATTTTTTTATGCCATATTTAGGTTTATCGTTCGATACAATTAAATTAGGAACAACAGGACCAACTTCAGTTGCAGGTCTTGTTTTTGGAGGATTAGGAGAAACAGAAGGTTATAAATTATCTTTTAATGTGAACTTTTTAGAAGTATGGGGAGCCAGTGTAGCTCTTTCTTTTCCCTTTACTTTTAATGTGAAAGATGAATGGAATATAGAAACTCCGGAATCAGAAGATATTAATATTCGATTGTCTCGCGATTTAACAAAATTAGACAGAGTAGAAAGATTAAACACTGAGGCAAGTTATTATGATGCGCTTTCAAAGTATTATTTTGTTCAAACGAATATTTTTATTGATACTGTTGAAGATATATTCAATAGACACTACAACGAAAAGATGATCGAGTTATCACAAAAGGAATTAGAGATATTACAAAATAAGTATCAAGCATCTACAGACGAAGATGTTAAGAAAAACATAGAAAAACAAATTTTGAGTGCTCAAAAAACATTAGAAGGTTTAAAATCAAGTAATGCAAGTTTAGAATATTTTGAATATTCAGAAGAACTGTATAACCAAACAAAAAATATAGTAAAAAATTTAATAAATAGTAATCAAAATTATTCAAAAAACATAAACGAAAGGCTTGATTTAAAATCGTTGAAACTTAAAGAAGAAGCATCAAATATCCAAAAGAATTTTTGGTTCATACCTTATATACCATTTAAAAATGTAAATTTGTCTTTTTCTCCCTTTAAAGAAGAAAACAAATGGAGTATAGGTATAGGATTTGAATTAACAATATTAGACAAAGGAGAAAGACAGTTAGTATCAAATAATATGAAGTCGAATTTTGCGATGCTAACATACGATGAAAGTTTAAAAAAAGTAGAAGAAACAGTTAGGAGTCTTGAAACTAATAACAAGATGTTGAATTATGATTTGAATATAAATCAAATTGATTTAGATAATGCTTTAGATGAATACAACAAGAATGTAGATTTATACAATAAAGGATATATAACAAGAGAAGATTTAGAACTTTCTGAAATCAGTTTGAAAAGAGCACAACTTACAAAAGAAAATACAGAAAACAGTTTATTGTTAAATGAATTAAGAATAAGGCAACAATATTATGTAGATATTTGGGGTGATAAAAATTGA
- a CDS encoding TolC family protein: MVKKVILLGVMSLLVVGVFSTNLTEVFDTSKANSAIYKKAQMDLEITNLDYEKAKIEAVNKKAELAAELAYYNGLSSYNASMKEYYSDILDRVLNVYTQEINLDIANLQLKNAQIDYNNNQELYNRGLISNDQLKNSELNVKDAQTNLETVQLNLETAVDNLKKVYNEDYRQIELKIPEYEGLFVTDEEYLNKNYNLKLALLNVEMSQYDLNNLPYNASQYNRRIAEVTHQKNLLTLEDLQYTLIDMHKTTKNTIETLYKTLQNLKERMDLAQSTYNDTKGRFDKGLVSEIELNTANINYLTAQKNYYDSLKNYIKAYINYLIDTGRSPEEVGL; this comes from the coding sequence ATGGTGAAAAAAGTTATATTGTTAGGAGTTATGTCTTTATTGGTAGTAGGTGTATTTTCAACAAATTTAACAGAGGTGTTTGATACATCAAAAGCAAATAGTGCTATATATAAAAAAGCTCAGATGGATCTTGAAATTACGAATCTTGATTATGAAAAAGCGAAGATAGAAGCAGTGAACAAAAAGGCAGAATTAGCAGCAGAACTTGCTTATTACAATGGACTTTCAAGTTATAATGCCTCAATGAAAGAGTATTACTCAGATATTTTGGATCGTGTTTTAAATGTTTATACCCAAGAAATAAATTTAGATATTGCTAATTTACAACTGAAAAATGCTCAGATTGATTACAATAACAACCAAGAATTGTACAATAGAGGATTAATATCGAATGACCAGCTTAAGAACTCCGAATTAAACGTAAAAGATGCACAAACCAATTTAGAAACTGTACAGCTGAATTTAGAAACGGCTGTGGATAATTTAAAAAAAGTATACAACGAAGATTATAGACAAATAGAACTAAAGATTCCTGAATATGAAGGGTTGTTTGTAACGGATGAAGAGTATTTAAACAAAAATTATAATTTAAAGTTAGCTTTATTGAATGTCGAAATGTCTCAATACGATTTAAATAATTTACCATACAATGCTTCTCAATACAATAGACGAATAGCGGAAGTTACACATCAAAAGAATCTTTTAACACTGGAAGATCTACAATATACCCTTATTGATATGCATAAAACTACAAAAAACACTATAGAGACTCTTTACAAAACTTTACAAAACCTGAAAGAAAGAATGGATTTAGCTCAAAGCACATACAACGATACAAAAGGACGATTCGATAAAGGGTTAGTATCAGAGATAGAATTAAATACAGCAAATATAAATTACTTAACAGCTCAAAAAAATTATTATGATAGCTTAAAGAATTATATTAAAGCTTATATAAACTACCTAATAGATACAGGAAGGAGCCCTGAGGAGGTAGGATTGTGA
- the ftsH gene encoding ATP-dependent zinc metalloprotease FtsH, with translation MANNSRRTGPLLGPIFIYFILTLLIFMSISQLNTSNIIEITYTDLVNLINQDTIISIQIDTSGIVQAKAKNGQIFRVYAPTLLFDQVFVRALANDGIKVEYTKNTGSSWWFTLIIYMLPMFLIMIFWFWMFRRAAGGEGIPGGSYRANPAKRYDSKKNKITFNEVAGIDEIKEELEDIVNFLKDPKNYSSLGAKMPKGVLLAGPPGTGKTLVARAVAGEANVPFYFMSGSDFVELFVGVGAARVRELFKEARENSPSIIFIDELDAVGRQRGTGLGGGHDEREQTLNALLVEMDGFDPREGIVVMAATNRPDILDKALLRPGRFDKKIYLDVPDLKAREEIIKIHLRGKRIATDVDISGLARSTPGFVGADLENMVNEAALLAARENRDFITNNDFQEAIERVVVGPSRKSRKINEKERKIVTYHELGHALLGYLLPYADPVQKITIIPRGQAALGYTMQLPTEDRFIITEPELKDRIVGLLGGRAAEEIVFNEITTGAGNDLKRATDLVREMVTQLGMSEKIGPIAWGEEVGEIFLGRELTKMKNFSQKTAQEIDSEIKNFIISSYEKAKEMLLSNKNRLDLLAIYLYNKQEISGKEFKKMMQMEIEELQDYVLNDKEVSIKDLKISYT, from the coding sequence ATGGCAAATAATTCAAGAAGAACTGGCCCGTTATTAGGCCCCATCTTTATATATTTCATTCTTACTCTTCTGATTTTCATGAGTATTTCACAATTAAATACATCAAATATTATAGAAATAACCTATACTGATTTGGTTAATTTAATCAACCAAGATACGATAATCAGTATTCAAATTGACACAAGTGGAATTGTTCAGGCAAAGGCGAAAAATGGGCAGATCTTTAGAGTTTATGCTCCAACATTACTCTTTGATCAAGTTTTTGTTAGAGCTTTAGCAAACGACGGTATCAAAGTAGAATACACAAAAAACACGGGTAGTAGTTGGTGGTTTACATTAATTATTTACATGCTTCCAATGTTTTTAATTATGATTTTTTGGTTTTGGATGTTTAGAAGAGCCGCAGGGGGAGAAGGAATACCCGGCGGTAGTTATAGAGCGAATCCAGCTAAAAGGTATGATTCAAAAAAGAATAAAATTACCTTCAACGAAGTTGCTGGAATCGATGAAATTAAAGAAGAGTTAGAAGATATTGTTAACTTTTTAAAAGATCCAAAAAATTACAGTTCTTTAGGTGCAAAAATGCCTAAAGGTGTCCTTTTAGCAGGACCTCCAGGAACAGGAAAAACCTTAGTCGCTCGTGCAGTAGCAGGGGAAGCAAATGTGCCTTTTTATTTTATGTCAGGTTCAGATTTTGTAGAATTATTTGTTGGAGTAGGAGCGGCAAGAGTCAGAGAGCTTTTCAAAGAGGCAAGAGAAAATAGCCCTTCAATTATTTTTATTGATGAATTAGATGCTGTAGGAAGACAAAGAGGAACAGGTTTGGGTGGTGGGCATGATGAAAGAGAACAAACACTTAATGCCCTTTTAGTAGAAATGGATGGTTTTGATCCAAGAGAAGGAATAGTAGTTATGGCGGCAACTAATAGACCAGATATATTAGATAAGGCGCTTTTAAGACCAGGTAGATTTGACAAAAAGATTTATTTAGATGTGCCTGATTTAAAAGCACGAGAAGAAATAATCAAGATTCATCTAAGGGGTAAACGAATAGCTACAGATGTGGATATAAGTGGTTTGGCTCGCAGTACACCGGGATTTGTTGGTGCCGATTTAGAAAATATGGTAAATGAAGCTGCTTTATTAGCTGCAAGAGAAAATAGAGATTTTATTACTAACAATGATTTTCAGGAAGCTATAGAACGTGTTGTAGTTGGTCCCTCAAGAAAGTCAAGAAAAATAAATGAAAAAGAAAGAAAAATAGTAACATATCATGAATTAGGGCATGCTTTATTAGGTTATCTACTACCATATGCTGACCCTGTTCAAAAAATCACTATAATTCCTCGAGGACAAGCTGCGTTGGGATATACAATGCAACTTCCTACTGAGGATAGGTTTATTATCACTGAACCAGAATTAAAAGATAGAATAGTTGGTCTTTTAGGGGGGAGGGCCGCTGAAGAAATTGTTTTCAACGAAATAACAACTGGTGCAGGAAATGATTTAAAAAGAGCAACAGACTTAGTAAGAGAAATGGTCACCCAATTGGGAATGAGTGAGAAAATAGGACCTATAGCATGGGGAGAAGAAGTGGGAGAAATTTTTTTAGGTAGAGAATTAACAAAAATGAAAAATTTCTCTCAAAAAACTGCTCAAGAAATAGATTCAGAAATTAAAAATTTTATTATAAGTAGTTATGAAAAAGCAAAAGAAATGTTACTATCTAATAAAAATAGATTGGATCTTCTTGCTATATATCTATACAATAAACAAGAAATTTCTGGAAAAGAATTCAAAAAAATGATGCAAATGGAGATAGAAGAATTACAAGATTACGTACTTAATGACAAAGAAGTTTCAATAAAAGATTTAAAGATTTCTTATACATAA
- a CDS encoding metal-sensitive transcriptional regulator, with the protein MSNKEHQTEEYKIGIINRLKRIEGQIRGLQKMVEENRNCSEILIQLSAVKGALNKTTEKILKEYTKVCIIEYEESGNEKLIEELIEILSKFKEV; encoded by the coding sequence ATGTCAAATAAGGAACACCAAACAGAAGAATATAAAATTGGCATAATAAACCGCTTGAAAAGAATAGAAGGGCAAATTAGAGGCCTTCAAAAAATGGTAGAAGAAAATAGAAATTGTTCTGAAATTTTAATTCAATTGTCCGCAGTTAAAGGAGCATTGAATAAAACTACCGAAAAAATATTAAAAGAATATACTAAAGTTTGTATTATTGAATATGAAGAATCAGGAAATGAAAAGTTAATTGAAGAATTAATAGAGATATTGTCAAAATTTAAAGAAGTTTAA
- a CDS encoding S41 family peptidase, whose amino-acid sequence MILLSKKKKKFISIFLICVLFITSWIYAESVSNSYSKDKSAVQIYYEKFEEPILRTLYYINNYYYDRDKIDYDKILDSTIEGMMKGLNDPFAWYLDSVETEESKIDTQSKYGGIGLTIRYDYEIKAVVVVSPMVGTPAYRAGLMPNDYIISIDGTPTSELNINKAASLMRGNPGTEVTLEIYRDGWQETKTITLIREIIETKTVKYDAINYENKKFGYILLTNFSETSPQEMRQALNTLSKNNLEGLILDLRNNPGGLLNSAIEVTSMFLKTGEIVSISYFDGTKEIIPTIPGYYYNFLEKIPIVLLVNKGSASASEILTGALKDNSVATIIGETTYGKAAVQSTFQLSTGGEVWIPIAHYFTPSGEDIHLKGIKPDIEIKNPPKEIASLSTITEEEASQALNTTTDKPVINLEEDLQLKTALDFLLRGN is encoded by the coding sequence GTGATTTTATTGAGCAAGAAAAAAAAGAAATTTATTTCAATTTTTCTCATTTGTGTTTTGTTTATTACTTCGTGGATCTACGCAGAAAGTGTTTCAAATAGTTATAGTAAAGATAAATCTGCAGTACAAATTTATTATGAAAAATTTGAAGAACCAATTTTAAGAACCTTGTATTATATTAACAATTATTATTATGACAGAGATAAAATTGACTATGATAAAATTTTGGATTCTACGATTGAAGGTATGATGAAAGGCCTTAATGACCCGTTCGCATGGTATTTAGACTCTGTAGAAACTGAAGAAAGTAAAATAGATACTCAATCAAAATATGGTGGAATAGGTTTGACTATACGTTACGATTATGAAATAAAAGCGGTTGTAGTAGTTTCTCCAATGGTAGGTACACCTGCATATAGGGCTGGTTTGATGCCAAACGATTATATTATATCAATAGATGGAACCCCAACTTCTGAATTGAATATCAATAAAGCAGCTTCTTTAATGAGGGGTAATCCTGGTACAGAGGTTACTTTAGAAATATATAGAGATGGATGGCAGGAAACTAAAACTATAACTTTGATTAGAGAAATAATTGAAACAAAAACAGTAAAATATGATGCAATTAATTATGAAAATAAAAAATTTGGCTATATTCTATTGACAAACTTTTCTGAAACAAGCCCTCAAGAAATGAGGCAAGCTTTAAATACCCTTTCTAAAAATAATTTAGAAGGTCTTATCCTTGATTTAAGAAATAACCCTGGAGGGTTACTTAATTCTGCAATAGAAGTAACTTCTATGTTTTTGAAAACTGGTGAAATAGTCAGTATTAGTTATTTTGACGGGACCAAAGAAATTATTCCTACTATTCCTGGATATTATTACAATTTTTTAGAAAAGATACCAATAGTATTATTAGTTAATAAAGGTTCTGCTTCTGCTTCCGAAATTTTGACAGGAGCTTTAAAAGATAACTCTGTCGCAACTATTATAGGAGAAACCACGTATGGAAAAGCTGCTGTACAAAGTACTTTTCAATTATCAACTGGAGGAGAAGTATGGATACCGATCGCTCATTATTTTACGCCGAGTGGAGAAGATATACATTTAAAAGGTATTAAACCGGATATAGAAATTAAAAATCCTCCAAAAGAAATTGCTTCTTTAAGCACAATAACTGAAGAAGAAGCTTCGCAAGCTCTTAACACAACAACAGATAAACCTGTTATAAACCTTGAAGAAGATTTACAATTGAAAACTGCATTGGATTTCTTATTAAGGGGTAATTAA
- a CDS encoding outer membrane beta-barrel protein: MKKVFTTILILTVVIAVYSLDIIGGGSYNTYNFDYYIDGEKMTLSDEVLEEVGKGFGAYAGIAVGGNVGMEFGADWFQSKYDGTDGILTLSQNTLAPYGALRFRINTLVLPLSIDAKVGLSYYMNETTYKGELSWGSGSITLSSGEKYSGLGYFAGAGVNIGITNTLSLSLNGTYRWAKIPLTEEKSYSGEYVKYEGESTRELDLSGWKIGAGLVLEF, encoded by the coding sequence ATGAAAAAAGTTTTTACTACGATTTTAATTTTAACGGTAGTTATTGCAGTATACTCTCTTGATATTATTGGAGGAGGTAGTTATAACACATATAACTTTGATTATTATATTGATGGTGAAAAGATGACTTTAAGTGATGAAGTACTTGAGGAAGTAGGAAAAGGTTTTGGCGCTTATGCTGGAATAGCGGTTGGAGGAAATGTTGGTATGGAATTTGGAGCAGATTGGTTTCAAAGCAAATATGATGGTACTGATGGAATTTTGACTTTATCTCAAAATACACTTGCACCATATGGAGCCTTAAGATTCAGGATAAATACATTAGTACTTCCATTGAGCATAGATGCAAAAGTAGGATTGTCTTATTATATGAATGAAACTACGTATAAAGGAGAATTAAGTTGGGGTTCAGGAAGTATAACTCTTTCATCAGGTGAAAAATATAGTGGATTAGGATACTTTGCTGGAGCAGGTGTGAATATTGGAATCACTAATACTTTAAGTCTTTCTTTAAACGGTACTTATAGATGGGCAAAAATACCTTTAACTGAGGAAAAAAGTTATTCAGGAGAATATGTAAAGTACGAAGGTGAAAGTACAAGAGAATTAGATTTATCTGGATGGAAAATTGGAGCAGGATTGGTATTAGAGTTTTAA